CCCTACTAATTACTTGCATAACTATTTACTATAAATCCTGCCAATCCATCTGCGTTTATCTGTGTATATCTGTGGTTACAAAACTATTCAAAATCTAATTCTGGGATCGATAAAAGCATAAAAAAGATCGACCAATAAATTAACCAACACAAACACCAACGCTACAAACATTACTCCCCCTTGAACAACCGGATAATCTCGCGCCAAAATCCCTTCATAAATCCAAGTACCAACTCCGGGCCAAGAAAAAATAGTTTCCGTCAAAATTGCCCCACCTAAAAGCGTACCAAATTGTAAGCCAATAATCGTACTAACGGGTAAAAGAGCATTTTTAAAAGCGTGTACTAACAGAATATAAATTTCTTTTAATCCCTTCGCTTTTGCCGTGCGAATATAATCTTGAGATAACACTTCTAACATTGCCGATCGCGTAATTCGTGCGACAATTGCTAAAGGTATTGTCCCTAAAGCTAAAGCTGGTAAAATTAAATGAGCTAAAACATCTAAAAAAGCAGAAAAGTTCAATTCCAGCAACGAATCTAAAATGTAAAATCCTGTAATTGGTTCAAAATTTAAACTATTTTCAACACTTATTCTTCCCGAAGGAGGAAGCCAATTTAAGTTAATAGCAAACAAATAAATTAGTAGTAAACCCAACCAATATACAGGCATCGAAACACCAATTAATGATCCACTCATTGCCAAATTATCTATCCAAGTATTTTTCCGTACAGCAGCCAACATACCCGCAGGTATGCCAATAATAATTGCAACGAAGATCGCAGCTAGAGATAATTCAAAAGTTGCCGGAAAACGATTGCTAATTTCTAAACTGATGGGAATCCCACTAATAATACTTTTGCCCAAATCAAAGGTTAATAACTGACCTAAAAATGCGGCATACTGTAGCGGTAAAGGTTGATTTAAACCTAATTTTTCTCGGAGAATTGCTATTTGTTCGGGCGTTGCTCTTTCTCCTAACAATACTGTTGCCGGATCGCCAGGAATTAAATGTAAAAGGAGAAAGACTAGCAAGGTAATTCCGAGGATAACGGGAAGCAAACTTAGAAGTCGTTTGAAAATGTATTGTAGCATTGTAATTGAGTTGGTAGCTCATTTTATCAGCACTATAGATACGCAAACTTGCGAACTAATTTTTATCTATTGCTTCAAAAGGTTCCGAACCCAGGGGACTTGGTAGCCAACCTTCAATATTGGCTCGTTTTCCTAATAAAGGTTGCGAATGAACAATAGGAATTCTTACAGCTTCGTTGAATAAAATTCGATCGACTGCGGCGTAGATTTTTGCTCTTTCTTCAACATTTTGCGTTTGACGACCTTGTTCTAAAAGTTGCACAACTTGTGTGTTTTTCCAACCACCTAAATCGTCGGTAGCGGCGGGACCAAAATGTGAGTAATAAAAGTTATCTGGATCGCCGTAGTCACCAGTCCAACCAAGCATAAAAGCTTGAAATCCTGGCTCTTTTCGGCGATCTTCGAGATAGGCTGCCCAGTCTTTTGTTTGGAGATTAACATTAATTCCAATGGCACTTAATTCGGCGGCAAATGCTTCAGCAATCGGTTTTGGTGTAGGAAAATAAGGACGAGAAACAGGCATATACCATAAGTCTAAATCAAAGCCATTGGAATAGCCTGCGGCTGCTAATAATTCTTTGGCTTTTTCCGGATTATATTCATATTCGCCGAGATTTTTTGCTTGCGCCCAAGCTAAAGATGGGGGTGTAAAATGAGCATCAGTTTGACCTAATTCGCCCCAAAATGCTTGGACTATTTCAAGACGGTTGATAGCTAAGGCGATCGCGCGGCGAACTTGGGGATCGGATAATGGTTCGTAGCTAGGATTTAAAGCTAAGTAACCGACGTTGAATGAAGGACGAAATACTTCTGTAAGGTTGGGATCGTCTTTAATTTCTGTTAGTTGATCTGGGGCGAGATCGGTGGTAAAGTCAATAGAACCTGCGCGTAATTCTGCTAATCTGGCTGCGGGATCGCTAATAAAACGAAAGACTAATTGTTCTTCTTTGGGTAAGTCTGGTTTCCAATAATTAGGATTTTTTTCGAGGATAATTCTATCTCCTGTGCGCCATTCTTGAAAAGTAAAAGGTCCGGTTCCTACAGCGACAGAAGCTGGTGTCCCGTATGCGGCACCTGCTTCTTGGATTGCAGTGGGACTAGCTATCCCAAAATAGCCCGAGGCGATCGCGGCAGGAAAGGCGGCGAAGGGTTGTTGTAAAATAAACTTAATTGTCTGGTTATCGACAACAACAATATCTTGAACTAATGAGTTAGAATCTCCTTGATATCCGCCAAATAAATAGCCCCAAATTTCATAATTTTTTCCCGCATCGCGATACCCATAAGGATGTTCTGGATTCCACCAACGCTCAAAGTTGAATTTAACTGCTTCGGCATTAAAATCAGTATTATCGTGAAATTTTACGTTTTCTCGTAAAGTAAATGTCCATTCTTGACCATTGTCAGAAACAGACCATTCTGTTGCTAAACCTGGTTCTAATTCAGTAGTTCCCGGCTTAAATTCTAGCAGGCGATTATAAATTTGGTGATGCACAATAATGGAATTGCCATCAGTAATATTACCCGGTTCTAAGTTTACTGGTTGTCCCCCAGAACCATAAACTAATACTCCTGGTTCGGTGGTAGTAGAAGTAACTGTTTCCGGCGTGTTTACTTGGTTGCGATCGCAGTTAGTTATCGCGATCGCTAAAGCAAATGTTATCGCTAATAAAAGTAAGCGTAATATTTTACTTCGCTTGACGATCGTCATTTTTATCAAAAATCAAGTGTAAATTAACAGGTGGCGAGGGCAGCCTACTCTTACGATAAGCCGCTACGCATCTAAGTTAGTATAGCCGCGACTTCAGTCGTTCGGCTAAGATAATTACCGTCTCTATGTGTCCGAGATTTTTATTTTTTGTTAAAATTACTTAAATCTTCGTTAAAATAAATCCAAGTAATATTATTTCACGATCGGGAAAAATCAAGGGTGAAAGTATGATTAAGAGCAAAATTGTTCCCCTTGTCTGGATTTTAGCAGCATTGCTTTTGCCAAGTCTAGCTAGCTGCAATTTACTAGAGAAAGACGAAGCCGATGCCCAGTCAGGAGCGCAAGAGCAAGGAAATAGCATTACGGCGGTAGATGTGGCGATCGCTAGTCCGGGTGTAGTTGAAGAAGCAATCGAATATGTGGGGACAACCAAACCCAGTCGAGAAGTGTCGCTGCGATCGCAAGTTGAGGGAAGATTATTAAGCTTAAGTGTCGATGTGGGATCTCGTGTCTCTCAAGCTCAAGTTATCGCCCGTTTGGATGACTCACTTTTAGTGGCTAATGTTAATGAAGCCAAAGCAGAATTAGCTGCTTTAGAGTCAGAAATAGCTCAAACTAAAGCCAGAGTTAGTAACTCGCGAACCCAGTTAGAAAGAGCAAAAGCCGAACTTCAAGAAGCAGTAAATAACGCCCAAAGATATACTAATCTCGCTCAACAAGGAGCCGTTACGCAACAACAAGCAGAGTCTTTTCAAACTGCCGCTAAAGTAGCCGAACAAGCAGTTTTATCCGCACAAGAACAAATTCGCAGCGAAGAAGAAGCAGTCGCCGCCGCGATCGGTAGAGTAGCAGCCCAAAAAGCAGTTCTCGCCCAAGAAGAACAGCGTCAAGCTTACTCTCAATTAAATTCTCCAATTACTGGTGTAGTAACGGAAAAAGTTAGCGAACCAGGAGACTTAATTACGGCTGGTGGCGAAGTTTTGAAACTCGGAGATTTTCGCAGCGTTAAGGTAGAAGTACCTGTGTCTGAATTGGATTTAGCTAACATTGAAATCGGACAATTAGTAACAGTTAAACTAGATTCAATAGCTAATGAAACCTTTACCGGAACTGTTACCCAAATTGCTCCTGTTGCTGGAGATGCACGTCAAGTTCCTATCGAAGTAACCATTCCCAATCCTGATGGGAGAATCGGTGGCGGATTGTTAGCCAGAGTCAATTTTCAGCCGCAAAGTAACCAAAATGTTGTCATCCCAGAAACAGCATTACAAGAAGGAAAAATCTTTGTCGTTGCTAATGCTCAAGAAAACCAGCAAGCAACCGTAGCAGCAAGAGAAGTAGCATTAGGAAATCGGGCTAACGGTAAAGTCGAAATTGTTTCGGGATTGAAAGATGGCGAAAGATTTGTCGTTAAAAGCGGTCAACCTTTAAAAGATGGCGAAACCGTGCGTTTGAGTATTTTATCAAAGTAAAAATTGCTAGTTGAGCCAAGATTGTAATTTGAGGAATAAATCACGATCGCCAACTTATTTCTTAAACTTAATTATTAGTAATTACACTTTAACTTGTCATTGATAGCGCTACGTGTATTAATATTTATTAAATTGTTCTCTTCTTCACGCCAACCCTATGCTGCAACAACCACCTTCAACCAATAGTTCATCTATCTTAGGTAAGAAAAAAGCCACTAAACCCAAAAACTCGATCGCCAGCGTCGCAATTCGCCGGCACATCGGGACACTGATGCTCACTTTAGCAGTAATTGTTGTCGGTGTCTTCTTTTTATTTCGCTTACAAGTAGATTTATTACCATCAATTACCTATCCTCGCATTGGTTTGCGAATGGACGCACCGGGAGTTTCCCCCGAAGTAGCGGTAGAGGAAATTACTAAACCTCTCGAACAAGGTTTAAGTGCTACCGAAGGTGCAGTTCAAGTATTTTCTCAAACTCGCGAAGGACGCATTAGTTTAGACTTATTTTTTCAGCCCGGAGGAGATATTGACCAAGCTTTAAATGATGCAACTGCTGCATTTAATCGGGTTCGAGGTAACTTACCAGATGTAGTCGAAAATAGTCGTTTATTTAAGTTCGATCCTTCTCAACTTCCAGTCTATGAATTTGCTGTTAAATCTACTTCTTTAGAACCTGTAGCTTTGCGAGTATTTGCTGACGAAGAATTAAGTCGGGAATTACTTGTTGTTCCTGGGGTAGCTTCGGTAAATGTTTCTGGTGGCGTTACCGAAGAAGTACGAATTAATTTGGATTTGAAACGTTTGCAAGCATTAGGAGTTAGTTTACAAGACGTTTTAGACGCATTAGAAGAACGCAATTTAGATGTAGCTGGCGGCAGATTAGAAGGAGAAGATGCAGAACCTTTAACCCGTACTATTGGACGTTTTCAATCGGTTGAGGAAATAAATAATTTAACTTTAGAAGTTCCGAATTCGCCTTTAGGAAGGATTTATTTACGGGATGTTGCTGAGATAGTTGATGGGACAGAAGACCAACGTATATATGTGTTTCTCAACAGTGAACCAGCAGTAAAAGTTAGCGTTCAAAAACAACCCGATGCAAATACGATCGCGGTTGTGGATGGCGTGAAAAAACGCATCGAGGAGTTGCAAGAATCAGGGTTAATTCCTAGCGATATGGAATTGCTGGTAACTCTGGACGAATCTCGCTTTATTGAAAATTCAGTGGCTAATGTAACTACTTCTGGTGTGGTTGGGACAGCTTTAGCAGCTTTTGCGGTGTTATTATTTTTGGGTTCTCTACGTCAAACTTTTATTATTGTCACCGCTATTCCTCTCGCTACCTTAATGGCGATCGTTTTAATGCAATTGTTTGGTTTATCAATTAATGTTTTTAGTTTAGGTGGTTTGGCGCTGGGTGTGGGAATTGTGGTCGATAATTCGATCGTGATGTTAGAAAATATTTCGGCGGGAATTGGGAATGCAAATAATAAATTGCCGTCTTCTTTATCATCACTGAATCAAGAAGAGCGTTCTCCCAGAAAAAGAGGGAAAGAAGAAGTAATTTCTGCGGCGATCGCTAGCGGATCGGAGGTAGAATCGGCTTTAGTTGCTTCCACCGCGACTAACTTGGTTGCAGTGTTACCTTTTTTACTCATTGGTGGCTTTATGTCACTGCTGTTTAACGAACTAATTCTGACAATTAGTTTTGCTGTTGCTGCTTCTTTATTAATCGCTTTAACAGTTGTCCCGATGATGGCTTCGCAACTGCTAGGAATTCGGCAAGGTAGTGGTTTGAGTCGCTTTTGGGTACTCAGAGAATTTAATCGTCGCTTTGAGTGGATGACGAAAAACTATCAACGTTTATTAACTGGAGTAGTTCATTATCGACTAGTGGCGATCGCGCTTTCTTTTCTCATTCTCGGTGGTGGTAGTCTCTGGATGGTAGACCAAATTCCCCAAGAAATTTTACCTTCAATTAATACAGGTCAAGCTAATTTATTCGCTCAATTTCCTCCCGGTACTACCTTAGAAACCAACCGCCAAGTAATGGAAGAGGTAGACAACATTATTACTCAACAACCAGAAACTGAATATGCTTTTACCTCAGTAGGCGGTTTTCTTTTTGCTAGCATTACCAGCGAAAATGTTTTGCGAAGTTCTAGTACAATTAGCCTCAAACCCGGCACAGATGTTGAGGCTTTTGTCGAACGAGTTACGAAAGAATTAGACAAGCTAAATTTAGTCGATATTCGCTTGCGTTTATCTCCCGGTGAAGTACGCGGAATTATCCTAACCAACTCGCCAATTCGTGGTGCAGATGTTGATATAATGCTCCAAGGAGATAAGACCGAAACACTTCAGCAAGCAGGTCGTCAAATCCTCGCTGCTTTAGACGAAAAAGCTACTCTCGCCCGCTTTCGACCCGATGCTGACCCGAAACAACCAGAAGTACAAATTCTTCCCAACTGGGAACGTTTAGCCGAATATAATTTAACCGCAGAAGACATTGGCGATACCTTACAAACGGCGATTTTAGGGACAGTTCCCACCGAATTACAACGCGGAACTCGACTTGTAGACATTCGCGTTCAACTCGATCGAACCGCAATGCAACGAGTCTCGCAACTCGAACAATTACCTTTATTTACCGATAATAACCGTCTGATTCGTTTAGGGGAAGTCGCTAAAATTGCCAAAGGCGCAGCTCCTGGTGAAATTCAAAGAATTAACCAAAAAGAAGTATTTTTAATCGCAGGTAGTTTAGCCGAAGGTGCCAGTTTAAGCGAAGCGATCGCGGAAACTAACGCCATCTTAGCGGAAATAGAATTACCTCCCGGAGTCAGAATTTTACCTAGTACCGCCGCCGAAAGTAATCAACAAGTTCAAGATTCTTTAAAAGTCTTAGGTGGTTTAGCCGCATTTCTCGTTTTTATCGTTATGGCGGTACAGTATAACTCCTTAATCGACCCGTTAGTAATCATGTTTACCGTTCCTCTCGCACTTGCAGGGGGAATTTTCGGATTGTACATCACCCAAACCGCGATCGGTGCAACAGTTTTAGTCGGCGCAGTCTTGTTAGTCGGGATCGTCGTTAATAACGCGATCGTCATGGTAGAATTAGCCAACCAAATTCGCGACCAATACGGAGTCAGTTGTCAAACAGCAATTTTACAAGCTGCACCCCAACGTTTGCGACCAATTTTAATGACTACAATTACCACAGTTTTAGGTTTATTTCCTCTCGCATTAGGTATCGGTGAAGGTTCGGAATTTCTCCAACCTTTAGGTGTAGTTGTCTTTTCTGGTTTGTCCCTAGCAACGTTTTTAACTTTGTTTATTATTCCCTGTTTCTACGTTTTGCTACACGGCTTATTTGGAAGTAGCAAAGTTAGTTATAGCACTACCAGATAGAGTTAGAACATTGTTGAATCCTGTAGAGCGACTAAGATGGTCGCTCTTTTTAACTATGGTTAATTATGAGGATCTGATATAATACCCATTCTCATCGTAGAAACGTTCCGCACAACGTCTCTATACTCGACTATCAATGCTCGCTAGGAACCAATTTTCTTTGCAATTTCTCAGCCAGAACATAAAACACTGGAACGATAAATAAACTCAAAAAAGTCGAAACAATCATCCCACCAACAACCGCAGTTCCTAAAGATACCCGACTAGCTGCACCAGCCCCCGATGCTAATACCAAAGGTAGCAAACCGAAAATAGTTGAAAAAGCGGTCATCAAAATCGGACGAAAGCGGACTTGTCCCGCTTGAATTGCGGCTTTAGTTGCTGACATTCCCTCATCGCGTCTTTGGTTAGCAAACTCAACAATTAAAATTGAATTTTTCGTAACTAAACCAATCAACATAATCAAGCCAATTTGACTGTAAACATTCAAATTTAAGCCACCTAATAATAAAGCACCAAAGGCTCCTAACAAAGATAGGGGAACCGCTAAAAGAATCACAATAGGATCGAGATAACTTTCAAATTGTGCCGCTAATACTAGGAAAATAAACGCTAAAGCTAAACCAAAGACAAATAAAATAGATTGACCTGCTTCTCTAAATTCTAACGACTGACCAGACAAGGTTGTCGAAATACTATCAGGTAAAGTTTCCTCAGCTAAATTTTCTAAAGCTGTGAGCGCATCTCCCAAACTATAACCAGGTGCGGGACTACCTTCAATTGTTGCCGAACGAGAGCGGCTAAAATGATTAATTTGCGGCGGTGTTGTCGTACGTTCAACTGTTACTATTGAACTCAAAGGAATAACATCACCGTTGCTAGCTCGAACATAAAATTCGCCGATACTATCAGGTTCGTTGCGATATCTATCTTCAGCTTGAACTACTACTTCAAAACGACGATTTCCGCGATTAAAATTAGTAATTTCTTGTCCGCCTAAAAGAATTTGTAAAGTACGAGCTACATCGCGAACAGAAACGCCTAAATTACCCGCTAAAGCCCGATTTACTTCCACAGTTAATTCAGGTTTATTTAACTGAAAATTGGAATTAACATTCACTAATTCTGGTAACTGTCGAGCTTGATTTGCTAATCTTCCTGAAGCTTCTGCTAATTCTGATAAATCGTTTCCTTGGAGGACAAATTGTACGGGTTGACTGAAACTAGCACCAGGTAGAGAAGAAGGATTAATTGGTAACACTAAAGCATCACTAATTTGTGAAAAACGACCGAATAAACTATTAACAATTGTTTGTTGAGACTCATTTTCTGCGGTACGTTCTGACCAAGGTTTTAACTTAACAAAAGCAATTCCTTCACTGACGGGATTGCCGCCACTACCACTAAAACCACCAATAGTAAAATAACTGTTTACTTCGGGAACTTCGCTATAAATTTCCTCAACTTGTTGCATTACTTCGTCGGTGTAGTTAATGCTAACTCCTTCTGGTCCTTGGACAATGGTAAATATTGAGCCGCGATCTTCCGTAGGTAGAAATTCTTGGGGAATTTGGTTGTATAAAAAATAGGTGATTACTAGAGAAGCTACAAATAAAACAATCGCTACAAATTTAAGCTTCATTAACTGTTTTAAAGACCATTGATAAATAGCATTTAAACGATTTAAACCCCATTCTAAACTATTAAAAAACCAACCACCTAGCTTACTATTTCGTCGCAATAATCGGGCTGATAAAGGCGGCGCGAGAGTGAGGGCGACAAAAGAAGAAAGTACCACTGCACCAGCGAGAGTAAGAGCAAATTCAGTAAATAATTTTCCCGTAGTACCGCCAGAAAATCCCACTGGTGCAAAGACAGCAATTAAAACAATTGTTGTGGCGATGACAGCAAAAACAACTTCGGCTACACCCACAGAAGCAGCGCGAAAAGGGGGGTAGTTTTCTTGTTCGATATAACGAACGATATTTTCGAGAACAACAATCGTATCGTCAACGACTAAACCTGTAGCTAAAGTAAGCGCAAATAAAGTCAATGTATTCACCGAAAAATCCAGAAAATACATAATCGCAAATGCGCCAGTCAAAGCAATCGGAATAGTAATTGCGGGAATAATTGTCGATCGCCAGTCGTGTAAAAAGAGGAAAATCACCAAAACGACGAGTGCGATCGCCAAAAACAACGACTTCCACACTTCCTCAATGGCGATCGCGACAAACTCGGAATCGTCGGAAGCTACTTGATATTGCATCCCCGCAGGAAAATTTTCTGACAATTCCTGCATTTTTTCTTTCACACCATTAGCAACTGCTAAAGTATTAGCATCGCTGAGTTTAACTACTCCTAAACCAACGGCAGCTTGACCTTTAAACCGGACAAAGCTACGATAATTTTCGGCTCCAATTTCTGCTCTACCTACGTCTTCTAAGCGAGTTTGGGAACCATCCGGATTGCTTCTAATTACTAAATCTTGATATTCTTCTGGTGCTTGTAATCTTCCCAAAGTTTGCACCGCATATTCGTTAAACTCTCCCTCAACAATACCGCTAGGAATCTGAACATTTTGGGAACGAAGCGCCTCTTCGACATCTAACACTGTTAAGTTTCTCGCTGCAAGTTGACGAGCATCGAGCCAAATTCGCATTGCATAACGACGTTCCCCACCAATAATTACACTACTAACACCAGAAACCGATTCCAAAGCATCGACAATTACGCGATCGGCGTAGTCACTTAATTGCAAAGTTGTTAAATTTTCGCCATACAAAGCAAACCAAATTATCGGTGAAGAAGAACCCGATTCTTTACTAACCACTGGCGCTTCGACATTATCTGGTAACTCTCCTCTAACTCGTCCAACCCTATCTCTCACGTCTTGTGCGGCGGTATCGAGGTCGCGATCTAGTTCAAATTGAACGGTTATTGTGCTGGTAGATTGACTGCTTTGCGAACTAAGAGTTTTAATGCCGTCAACGCCGTTAATTTCTGCTTCTAAGATTTCGGTTACTTCTGTTTCTACTACTTCTGGATTTGCCCCAGGATACACGCTGGTAACTGTAACTACTGGTGGATCGATACTCGGATATTCTTGTACGGGCAGTCGTGTATAAGCAACTATTCCCAACAGAACAATTAGTAGGGAGCAAACTGAAGCAAAGACAGGTCTTTTTATAAAGAAGTCAGTAAACATTTTTTCAGTGAGCAGTTATCAGTTAGCAGTTATTAGTTGTCAGTGAGCAGTTATCAGTTATTAGTTGTCAGTGAGCAATTCCTAGTCCCTAATCCCCAATCCCCAATCACCAATTAGCAGTTACCAGTTACCAGTTACCAATAGATATTGGAGACAAAAAGCAATTAGGGAATAAACTGTTCACT
The Oscillatoria salina IIICB1 genome window above contains:
- a CDS encoding efflux RND transporter periplasmic adaptor subunit; amino-acid sequence: MIKSKIVPLVWILAALLLPSLASCNLLEKDEADAQSGAQEQGNSITAVDVAIASPGVVEEAIEYVGTTKPSREVSLRSQVEGRLLSLSVDVGSRVSQAQVIARLDDSLLVANVNEAKAELAALESEIAQTKARVSNSRTQLERAKAELQEAVNNAQRYTNLAQQGAVTQQQAESFQTAAKVAEQAVLSAQEQIRSEEEAVAAAIGRVAAQKAVLAQEEQRQAYSQLNSPITGVVTEKVSEPGDLITAGGEVLKLGDFRSVKVEVPVSELDLANIEIGQLVTVKLDSIANETFTGTVTQIAPVAGDARQVPIEVTIPNPDGRIGGGLLARVNFQPQSNQNVVIPETALQEGKIFVVANAQENQQATVAAREVALGNRANGKVEIVSGLKDGERFVVKSGQPLKDGETVRLSILSK
- a CDS encoding efflux RND transporter permease subunit, with translation MLTLAVIVVGVFFLFRLQVDLLPSITYPRIGLRMDAPGVSPEVAVEEITKPLEQGLSATEGAVQVFSQTREGRISLDLFFQPGGDIDQALNDATAAFNRVRGNLPDVVENSRLFKFDPSQLPVYEFAVKSTSLEPVALRVFADEELSRELLVVPGVASVNVSGGVTEEVRINLDLKRLQALGVSLQDVLDALEERNLDVAGGRLEGEDAEPLTRTIGRFQSVEEINNLTLEVPNSPLGRIYLRDVAEIVDGTEDQRIYVFLNSEPAVKVSVQKQPDANTIAVVDGVKKRIEELQESGLIPSDMELLVTLDESRFIENSVANVTTSGVVGTALAAFAVLLFLGSLRQTFIIVTAIPLATLMAIVLMQLFGLSINVFSLGGLALGVGIVVDNSIVMLENISAGIGNANNKLPSSLSSLNQEERSPRKRGKEEVISAAIASGSEVESALVASTATNLVAVLPFLLIGGFMSLLFNELILTISFAVAASLLIALTVVPMMASQLLGIRQGSGLSRFWVLREFNRRFEWMTKNYQRLLTGVVHYRLVAIALSFLILGGGSLWMVDQIPQEILPSINTGQANLFAQFPPGTTLETNRQVMEEVDNIITQQPETEYAFTSVGGFLFASITSENVLRSSSTISLKPGTDVEAFVERVTKELDKLNLVDIRLRLSPGEVRGIILTNSPIRGADVDIMLQGDKTETLQQAGRQILAALDEKATLARFRPDADPKQPEVQILPNWERLAEYNLTAEDIGDTLQTAILGTVPTELQRGTRLVDIRVQLDRTAMQRVSQLEQLPLFTDNNRLIRLGEVAKIAKGAAPGEIQRINQKEVFLIAGSLAEGASLSEAIAETNAILAEIELPPGVRILPSTAAESNQQVQDSLKVLGGLAAFLVFIVMAVQYNSLIDPLVIMFTVPLALAGGIFGLYITQTAIGATVLVGAVLLVGIVVNNAIVMVELANQIRDQYGVSCQTAILQAAPQRLRPILMTTITTVLGLFPLALGIGEGSEFLQPLGVVVFSGLSLATFLTLFIIPCFYVLLHGLFGSSKVSYSTTR
- a CDS encoding ABC transporter substrate-binding protein; amino-acid sequence: MTIVKRSKILRLLLLAITFALAIAITNCDRNQVNTPETVTSTTTEPGVLVYGSGGQPVNLEPGNITDGNSIIVHHQIYNRLLEFKPGTTELEPGLATEWSVSDNGQEWTFTLRENVKFHDNTDFNAEAVKFNFERWWNPEHPYGYRDAGKNYEIWGYLFGGYQGDSNSLVQDIVVVDNQTIKFILQQPFAAFPAAIASGYFGIASPTAIQEAGAAYGTPASVAVGTGPFTFQEWRTGDRIILEKNPNYWKPDLPKEEQLVFRFISDPAARLAELRAGSIDFTTDLAPDQLTEIKDDPNLTEVFRPSFNVGYLALNPSYEPLSDPQVRRAIALAINRLEIVQAFWGELGQTDAHFTPPSLAWAQAKNLGEYEYNPEKAKELLAAAGYSNGFDLDLWYMPVSRPYFPTPKPIAEAFAAELSAIGINVNLQTKDWAAYLEDRRKEPGFQAFMLGWTGDYGDPDNFYYSHFGPAATDDLGGWKNTQVVQLLEQGRQTQNVEERAKIYAAVDRILFNEAVRIPIVHSQPLLGKRANIEGWLPSPLGSEPFEAIDKN
- a CDS encoding efflux RND transporter permease subunit translates to MFTDFFIKRPVFASVCSLLIVLLGIVAYTRLPVQEYPSIDPPVVTVTSVYPGANPEVVETEVTEILEAEINGVDGIKTLSSQSSQSTSTITVQFELDRDLDTAAQDVRDRVGRVRGELPDNVEAPVVSKESGSSSPIIWFALYGENLTTLQLSDYADRVIVDALESVSGVSSVIIGGERRYAMRIWLDARQLAARNLTVLDVEEALRSQNVQIPSGIVEGEFNEYAVQTLGRLQAPEEYQDLVIRSNPDGSQTRLEDVGRAEIGAENYRSFVRFKGQAAVGLGVVKLSDANTLAVANGVKEKMQELSENFPAGMQYQVASDDSEFVAIAIEEVWKSLFLAIALVVLVIFLFLHDWRSTIIPAITIPIALTGAFAIMYFLDFSVNTLTLFALTLATGLVVDDTIVVLENIVRYIEQENYPPFRAASVGVAEVVFAVIATTIVLIAVFAPVGFSGGTTGKLFTEFALTLAGAVVLSSFVALTLAPPLSARLLRRNSKLGGWFFNSLEWGLNRLNAIYQWSLKQLMKLKFVAIVLFVASLVITYFLYNQIPQEFLPTEDRGSIFTIVQGPEGVSINYTDEVMQQVEEIYSEVPEVNSYFTIGGFSGSGGNPVSEGIAFVKLKPWSERTAENESQQTIVNSLFGRFSQISDALVLPINPSSLPGASFSQPVQFVLQGNDLSELAEASGRLANQARQLPELVNVNSNFQLNKPELTVEVNRALAGNLGVSVRDVARTLQILLGGQEITNFNRGNRRFEVVVQAEDRYRNEPDSIGEFYVRASNGDVIPLSSIVTVERTTTPPQINHFSRSRSATIEGSPAPGYSLGDALTALENLAEETLPDSISTTLSGQSLEFREAGQSILFVFGLALAFIFLVLAAQFESYLDPIVILLAVPLSLLGAFGALLLGGLNLNVYSQIGLIMLIGLVTKNSILIVEFANQRRDEGMSATKAAIQAGQVRFRPILMTAFSTIFGLLPLVLASGAGAASRVSLGTAVVGGMIVSTFLSLFIVPVFYVLAEKLQRKLVPSEH
- a CDS encoding ABC transporter permease, whose protein sequence is MLQYIFKRLLSLLPVILGITLLVFLLLHLIPGDPATVLLGERATPEQIAILREKLGLNQPLPLQYAAFLGQLLTFDLGKSIISGIPISLEISNRFPATFELSLAAIFVAIIIGIPAGMLAAVRKNTWIDNLAMSGSLIGVSMPVYWLGLLLIYLFAINLNWLPPSGRISVENSLNFEPITGFYILDSLLELNFSAFLDVLAHLILPALALGTIPLAIVARITRSAMLEVLSQDYIRTAKAKGLKEIYILLVHAFKNALLPVSTIIGLQFGTLLGGAILTETIFSWPGVGTWIYEGILARDYPVVQGGVMFVALVFVLVNLLVDLFYAFIDPRIRF